One Streptomyces sp. CNQ-509 DNA window includes the following coding sequences:
- a CDS encoding NAD(P)/FAD-dependent oxidoreductase, whose product MKRLLVIGYGMTAHRLLAELRAREGRDRWQITVLGEERHGAYNRIGLTDRLRGVGEADLKLATLEGPGLQVRTGTRAAAIDRAAQEVVTAEGERLPYDALVLATGAVPARPPLPGAELRGCYVYRTLDDVNAIRRAAETAPGKRAVIVGGGLLGLETAEALGRHLGVRPHVVEAAPHLMPAQLDPTAAELLAAGLSRRGIDLHPGRALQSIDAGRDGTVSGVTLTDETRVRADLVIFTAGTRPRDDLAATADLPRGERGGYLVDEDCRTPDPAIWAIGDCAAINGRRTGTVAPGYHMATTVAGHLTGNPTPPPPLSPAEPSTVLKLPGVDVASMGNPHATGEAAVELTYTHTAPTPRYAKLILDPEANTLRAAILLGHPTAYPRLHALIGQELPAPAERLLT is encoded by the coding sequence ATGAAGCGCCTGCTGGTGATCGGCTACGGCATGACGGCGCACCGCCTGCTGGCGGAGCTGCGCGCCCGGGAGGGCCGGGACCGCTGGCAGATCACCGTGCTGGGCGAGGAGCGGCACGGGGCGTACAACCGCATAGGGCTGACGGACAGATTAAGGGGCGTAGGGGAAGCGGATCTGAAGCTGGCAACCCTGGAGGGCCCGGGGCTCCAGGTCCGCACGGGCACAAGGGCGGCAGCAATAGACAGAGCAGCACAAGAGGTGGTGACGGCGGAGGGGGAACGCCTGCCGTACGACGCCCTGGTGCTGGCGACGGGAGCCGTCCCCGCCCGACCGCCGCTGCCGGGGGCGGAGCTGCGGGGGTGTTACGTCTACCGGACGCTGGACGACGTCAACGCGATCCGCAGGGCGGCGGAGACCGCACCGGGGAAGAGGGCCGTCATCGTGGGCGGGGGCCTCCTGGGCCTGGAAACGGCGGAGGCACTCGGCCGCCACCTGGGCGTACGCCCGCACGTGGTGGAGGCGGCCCCGCACCTGATGCCGGCGCAACTGGACCCGACGGCGGCGGAGTTGCTGGCAGCGGGCCTGAGCAGAAGAGGCATCGATCTCCACCCGGGACGGGCACTCCAGTCCATCGACGCGGGACGGGACGGGACGGTGTCGGGGGTGACCCTGACGGACGAAACCCGCGTCAGGGCAGACCTGGTGATCTTCACCGCGGGCACCCGCCCCCGCGACGACCTGGCGGCGACGGCGGACCTGCCCAGGGGCGAGAGGGGCGGCTACCTGGTGGACGAGGACTGCCGCACCCCGGACCCGGCGATCTGGGCGATAGGCGACTGCGCGGCGATCAACGGCCGCCGCACGGGAACGGTGGCCCCCGGCTACCACATGGCAACCACAGTCGCCGGCCACCTCACCGGCAACCCCACCCCGCCACCCCCGCTGTCCCCGGCGGAACCGTCAACGGTGCTGAAACTCCCGGGCGTAGACGTAGCCAGCATGGGCAACCCCCACGCCACGGGGGAGGCCGCGGTAGAACTCACCTACACCCACACCGCCCCGACTCCCCGCTACGCCAAACTCATCCTGGACCCGGAAGCGAACACCCTCCGGGCAGCCATCCTCCTGGGCCACCCGACGGCCTACCCCCGCCTCCACGCCCTGATAGGCCAGGAACTCCCCGCCCCGGCAGAACGACTCCTCACCTGA
- a CDS encoding DUF397 domain-containing protein has product MSTRDLTWFKSSYSSSPDGDCIEVAVSWRKSSYSSGSQGDCVEVAACPSAVHVRDSKDKTGPQLTFSPDAWADFVAFARRHQP; this is encoded by the coding sequence ATGAGCACCCGTGACCTGACCTGGTTCAAGTCGAGCTACAGCAGCAGCCCCGACGGTGACTGCATCGAAGTAGCCGTCTCCTGGCGCAAGTCCAGCTACAGCAGCGGCAGTCAGGGCGACTGCGTCGAGGTCGCCGCCTGCCCGTCCGCCGTCCACGTCCGTGACTCCAAGGACAAGACCGGCCCCCAGCTCACCTTCTCCCCCGACGCCTGGGCCGACTTCGTCGCCTTCGCCCGCCGCCACCAGCCCTGA
- a CDS encoding molybdopterin oxidoreductase family protein, with translation MSSGSSRAPYSPTPLPPPGPAVHTHCPYCALQCGTRLRPGATPAEPLSVEPDADFPVNQGGLCQKGWTAPAVLRAQDRLRTPLVRDRTGRLAPAGWVTALDTVAARLAEIRAAHGPDSVAVFGGGGLTNEKAYLLGKFARVALGTRMIDYNGRFCMSSAAAAGIAAFGLDRGLPFPVTDLGEADTVLLAGANPAETMPPLMRHLNKAGALVVIDPRRTATAERAALHLAPAPGTDLALALGLLHIAVTEGRHDEEYVEARTVGFRAAWRRAAGWWPERVELVTGVPADAQREAVWLLSEARRAYVLSGRGAEQHSKGTDTVAAFVNFALALGLPGRPGSGYGCLTGQGNGQGGREHGQKADQLPGYRHITDPGARAHVAGVWGVPPESLPGPGLSAAELLNALGTADGPRALLVFGSNPVVSAPDADRVQRRLAELDLLVVADFVPSETAAMADVVLPVTQWAEEEGTLTSLEGRVLRRHRALTPPPGVRTDLAVLHELAVRLGEPPDRFPAEPRRVFDELRRASGGGTADYGGVSYDRLDAGEALHWPCPATPEGSPPHPGTPRLFLDRFAHPDGKARFQDVDHREPADARDDRFPLWATTGRQLAHYQSGAQTRRVPELVRAAPEAIVEIHPDTAARAGLAEGELARVRSPRGAVLARVRLVATLRTDTVFLPFHFPGHGRANLLTGTALDPRSRMPEFKVSAVSVESVGLPERVREPAVRGATG, from the coding sequence ATGAGCAGTGGCTCCTCGCGCGCACCGTACTCGCCGACCCCGCTCCCGCCGCCGGGACCCGCGGTGCATACGCACTGCCCGTACTGCGCCCTCCAGTGCGGCACCCGCCTGCGGCCCGGCGCCACCCCCGCGGAACCGCTGAGCGTGGAGCCCGACGCCGACTTCCCCGTCAACCAGGGCGGCCTGTGCCAGAAGGGCTGGACCGCCCCCGCAGTCCTCCGGGCCCAGGACCGGCTGCGCACCCCTCTCGTCCGCGACCGCACCGGCCGCCTCGCTCCCGCCGGCTGGGTCACCGCCCTGGACACGGTCGCCGCCCGGCTGGCGGAGATACGCGCCGCGCACGGCCCCGACTCCGTCGCCGTCTTCGGCGGCGGCGGGCTGACGAACGAGAAGGCGTACCTGCTCGGCAAGTTCGCCCGCGTGGCCCTCGGCACCCGGATGATCGACTACAACGGCCGGTTCTGCATGTCGTCCGCCGCCGCGGCGGGCATCGCCGCCTTCGGCCTGGACCGCGGGCTGCCGTTCCCCGTCACCGACCTCGGCGAGGCCGACACCGTCCTCCTCGCCGGCGCCAACCCCGCCGAGACGATGCCCCCGTTGATGCGCCACCTCAACAAGGCCGGCGCCCTCGTCGTCATCGACCCGCGCCGCACCGCCACCGCCGAGCGCGCCGCGCTCCACCTGGCCCCCGCCCCCGGCACCGACCTCGCGCTCGCGCTCGGGCTGCTGCACATCGCGGTCACCGAAGGGCGGCACGACGAGGAGTACGTCGAGGCCCGTACCGTCGGCTTCCGCGCCGCGTGGCGGCGGGCGGCGGGCTGGTGGCCGGAGCGGGTGGAGCTGGTGACCGGCGTGCCGGCCGACGCGCAGCGGGAGGCGGTGTGGCTGCTGAGCGAGGCACGGCGCGCGTACGTCCTCAGCGGGCGCGGCGCCGAGCAGCACAGCAAGGGCACGGACACGGTGGCGGCGTTCGTCAACTTCGCGCTGGCGCTGGGGCTGCCGGGGCGGCCCGGCTCCGGGTACGGCTGCCTGACCGGGCAGGGCAACGGGCAGGGGGGCCGCGAACACGGCCAGAAGGCCGACCAGTTGCCCGGCTACCGGCACATCACGGACCCCGGGGCGCGGGCGCACGTCGCCGGGGTGTGGGGCGTGCCGCCGGAGAGCCTGCCGGGTCCCGGGCTGAGCGCGGCGGAGCTGCTGAACGCCCTGGGCACGGCGGACGGGCCGCGGGCGCTGCTGGTGTTCGGCTCGAACCCGGTGGTCTCGGCGCCGGACGCCGACCGGGTCCAGCGCCGGCTGGCGGAGCTGGACCTGCTGGTCGTCGCGGACTTCGTACCGTCGGAGACCGCGGCGATGGCGGACGTCGTCCTGCCGGTGACCCAGTGGGCCGAGGAGGAGGGCACGCTCACCAGCCTGGAGGGCCGCGTCCTGCGCCGCCACCGCGCCCTGACGCCGCCGCCGGGCGTTCGCACCGATCTGGCCGTACTCCACGAACTCGCCGTCCGCCTCGGCGAGCCGCCCGACCGCTTCCCGGCCGAACCGCGCCGCGTCTTCGACGAGCTGCGCCGCGCGTCCGGCGGCGGCACGGCCGACTACGGTGGCGTCAGCTATGACCGCCTCGACGCGGGCGAAGCGCTGCACTGGCCCTGCCCCGCCACCCCCGAAGGCTCCCCGCCGCACCCCGGCACCCCGCGGCTCTTCCTCGACCGCTTCGCCCACCCGGACGGCAAGGCGCGCTTCCAGGACGTCGACCACCGCGAGCCGGCCGACGCGCGCGACGACCGGTTCCCGCTGTGGGCGACGACGGGGCGGCAGCTCGCGCACTACCAGTCGGGCGCGCAGACCCGCCGGGTGCCCGAACTGGTACGGGCCGCGCCGGAGGCGATCGTGGAGATCCACCCGGACACGGCGGCGCGGGCCGGTCTCGCGGAGGGCGAGCTGGCGCGGGTGCGCTCGCCGCGCGGCGCGGTGCTGGCGCGGGTGCGGCTGGTGGCGACGCTGCGGACGGACACGGTGTTCCTGCCGTTCCACTTCCCGGGCCACGGGCGGGCGAACCTGCTGACGGGGACGGCGCTCGACCCGCGCAGCCGGATGCCGGAGTTCAAGGTGAGCGCGGTGAGCGTGGAGTCGGTGGGGCTGCCGGAGCGGGTGCGGGAGCCGGCGGTGCGGGGCGCGACGGGATGA
- a CDS encoding helix-turn-helix transcriptional regulator, whose protein sequence is MADGTVETGGGGGYGSEPEPSDSMRTFGAVVQALREHAGLNREQLGERVRYSKHTVASIEGGRRMPPPDFVERAEPVLGNTGALRRSAPHLARRPGLARWFREWARLETEAITLYTYESRVIPGLLQTEAYARASFRNQLPPLSAAQIQDQWEARAERQSLLRERVNTAFSFILEEHLLLRRLGGVEVTRGLIDHLLEIARLPNVELQIMPQVRETHAGLAGPMQLLETPENRWYAYSEAQRGGLFISDLKEISVLQQRYARMCAQALTSEDSVSLLLQMRGAL, encoded by the coding sequence ATGGCCGATGGCACGGTGGAGACGGGTGGTGGCGGCGGATACGGGAGTGAGCCGGAGCCGTCGGACAGCATGCGGACGTTCGGCGCGGTGGTCCAAGCGCTGCGAGAACACGCGGGGTTGAACCGGGAGCAGCTCGGGGAGCGCGTGCGGTACTCGAAGCACACGGTGGCGTCGATCGAGGGCGGTCGGCGGATGCCGCCGCCGGACTTCGTGGAACGGGCGGAGCCGGTACTGGGGAACACGGGGGCGCTGCGGAGGTCGGCACCCCATTTGGCTCGACGGCCTGGGCTGGCGCGGTGGTTCCGGGAGTGGGCACGGCTGGAGACGGAGGCGATCACGCTGTACACGTACGAGAGCCGCGTGATTCCCGGCCTGCTTCAGACGGAAGCGTATGCGCGCGCGTCGTTCAGGAACCAGTTGCCGCCCCTGAGCGCAGCGCAGATCCAGGACCAGTGGGAGGCACGGGCGGAGCGGCAGAGTCTTCTGCGGGAGCGAGTGAACACGGCGTTCAGCTTCATCCTGGAAGAGCACCTGCTTCTGCGTCGATTGGGCGGGGTGGAGGTCACGCGAGGGCTGATCGACCACCTTCTGGAGATCGCACGGTTGCCCAACGTTGAGCTTCAGATCATGCCCCAGGTGCGGGAGACGCACGCCGGACTAGCGGGCCCGATGCAACTGCTCGAGACCCCGGAGAACCGCTGGTACGCCTACAGCGAGGCCCAGCGCGGCGGGCTGTTCATCTCCGACCTCAAAGAGATCAGCGTGCTTCAACAGCGGTATGCCAGGATGTGTGCGCAGGCTCTCACCTCCGAGGATTCCGTGAGCCTCTTGCTGCAGATGCGAGGAGCCCTATGA
- a CDS encoding FAD-dependent oxidoreductase produces MIIGGGPVGHRVAERLRHHGHDGPVTLLDAEPGPAYHRVLLPAVLDGSLTPADLRLPDLPDVTLRHGVSAAGIDRRLRQVRTTEHDRLPYDTLVLATGARPHLPPVPGLRHASGWLIDGVTGLRSRTDCARVRGDEIVVLGGGPLGVETAAALRRAGRRVTLVHPGPYPLDDRLDAGAGEVLTRHLEGLGVGLELGRVAAEVQPGKVVLADEWSLAWDTLLCCTGVRPRTRLAEAAGLAVGTGVLVDAAGRTSDPAIRAVGDCTEPGGSLLTGWEQAEAVARSLTGKAAPRGLAAGRRPVFRLRVPGLTLGVLGDGRGDAGDEIVTYRDPARGRYARLSLDPAGRLRAAVLTGLPQALATLTQLYTTDTPLPESRLALLLGRPAPRTGPLPELPPEAVVCRCNNVTKGALAEAWERGAQTAEALAEATRATTGCGSCVEEVREMCAEFAGSGS; encoded by the coding sequence GTGATCATCGGCGGCGGCCCCGTGGGCCACCGTGTCGCCGAACGCCTGCGCCACCACGGCCACGACGGACCCGTCACCCTCCTCGACGCCGAACCCGGCCCGGCGTACCACCGCGTCCTCCTCCCCGCCGTCCTCGACGGCAGCCTCACCCCCGCCGACCTCCGGCTGCCCGACCTGCCGGACGTCACCCTCCGCCACGGCGTCTCCGCGGCCGGCATCGACCGCCGGCTGCGGCAGGTGCGTACGACGGAACACGACCGGCTCCCGTACGACACCCTCGTGCTGGCCACCGGCGCCCGCCCGCACCTCCCGCCCGTCCCGGGCCTGCGGCACGCCTCGGGCTGGCTGATCGACGGCGTCACCGGGCTGCGTTCGCGCACGGACTGCGCCCGCGTGCGCGGAGACGAGATCGTCGTGCTCGGCGGCGGCCCGCTCGGCGTGGAGACCGCGGCGGCGCTGCGCCGCGCGGGCCGCCGGGTCACGCTGGTGCACCCGGGCCCGTACCCGCTGGACGACCGCCTCGACGCCGGGGCGGGCGAGGTGCTGACCCGGCATCTGGAAGGGCTGGGCGTCGGGTTGGAGCTGGGCCGGGTGGCCGCGGAGGTGCAGCCGGGGAAGGTCGTGCTCGCCGACGAGTGGTCGCTGGCCTGGGACACCCTCCTGTGCTGCACGGGCGTCCGCCCTCGCACGAGGCTGGCGGAGGCGGCGGGCCTGGCGGTAGGGACCGGGGTGCTGGTCGACGCTGCGGGCCGCACGAGCGACCCGGCGATCCGCGCGGTCGGCGACTGCACGGAGCCCGGAGGTTCGCTGCTCACGGGCTGGGAGCAGGCGGAGGCGGTGGCGAGGTCGCTGACGGGCAAGGCCGCGCCGCGGGGACTCGCCGCCGGGCGGCGCCCGGTGTTCCGGCTGCGGGTGCCGGGGCTGACGCTGGGGGTGCTGGGCGACGGGCGGGGCGACGCGGGGGACGAGATCGTCACGTACCGCGACCCGGCCCGCGGCCGCTACGCCCGGCTGTCGCTCGACCCCGCAGGCCGCCTGCGAGCGGCCGTCCTGACCGGCCTCCCCCAGGCCCTGGCCACCCTCACCCAGCTCTACACCACGGACACCCCCCTCCCGGAAAGCCGCCTGGCGCTCCTCCTCGGCCGCCCCGCCCCGCGCACGGGCCCCCTGCCGGAACTGCCGCCGGAGGCGGTGGTGTGCCGGTGCAACAACGTGACGAAGGGGGCGCTGGCGGAGGCGTGGGAGAGGGGCGCGCAGACGGCGGAGGCGCTGGCGGAGGCGACGAGGGCGACGACGGGGTGTGGTTCGTGCGTGGAAGAAGTCCGGGAGATGTGCGCGGAGTTCGCGGGCAGCGGGTCATGA
- a CDS encoding ABC-F family ATP-binding cassette domain-containing protein, translated as MLRTDSSSPFSALSRDLPAGAAAHVRAEGIAVRLGERTVLSGADVTVSAGSRLAVVGENGRGKTTLLHVLAGTLTPDAGTVSRTGTLALVEQTLHAEDERTVGDLVKEAVGDSLTALDLLDGATEALAQGSPGADDAYARALEVATALDAWDAERRVDVALEGLGACTDRDRRLATLSVGQRYRVRLAVVLGSATDLLLLDEPTNHLDAAALGFLERSLRERAGGVAVVSHDRALLRAVATTFLDLDPSRDGLPRLYAGGYDGWVEGRRRERERWEQEHAAQQAEHAQLTRAAEEARGRLQTGWRPDKGTGKHQRATRAAGVVQTFNRRVEDLERHRITVPEPPRSLSFPDLRTRAGRPVLHGQDLTVAGRLHQPVEVTISGGDRLLLTGPNGAGKSTLLGVLAGQLHPTGGSLHVHHDARVVLLSQEVPVWNPEHTAYRAYEAHVDRLRSRGLKGSAPSLSGLGLLDATALRTPVGRMSQGQQRRLHLAMCLAEQPDLLMLDELTNHLSASLVDELTRALTTTPCAVVVATHDRQLLADLADWPRLELASAPRE; from the coding sequence ATGCTTCGTACGGATTCCTCTTCCCCCTTCTCCGCCCTGTCCCGGGACCTTCCCGCCGGCGCCGCCGCACACGTGCGCGCCGAGGGGATCGCGGTCCGGCTGGGCGAGCGCACGGTCCTGTCCGGCGCCGACGTGACGGTCTCGGCCGGTTCGCGCCTGGCCGTCGTCGGCGAGAACGGACGGGGCAAGACGACCCTGCTGCACGTGCTGGCCGGCACGCTGACGCCCGACGCGGGCACGGTCTCGCGTACGGGAACGCTGGCGCTGGTCGAGCAGACGCTGCACGCCGAGGACGAGCGCACGGTGGGCGACCTGGTGAAAGAAGCGGTCGGGGACTCCCTGACCGCCCTGGACCTGCTGGACGGCGCGACCGAGGCACTTGCCCAGGGCTCGCCCGGCGCGGACGACGCCTACGCCCGGGCCCTGGAAGTCGCCACCGCGCTCGACGCCTGGGACGCCGAGCGGCGCGTCGACGTCGCCCTGGAGGGCCTGGGCGCCTGCACCGACCGCGACCGGCGCCTGGCGACCCTGTCGGTCGGGCAGCGCTACCGCGTGCGCCTGGCGGTCGTGCTCGGCTCGGCCACCGATCTGCTGCTGCTGGACGAACCCACCAACCACCTGGACGCAGCAGCCCTGGGCTTCCTGGAACGCAGCCTCCGCGAGCGCGCCGGGGGCGTGGCCGTGGTCAGCCACGACCGGGCGCTGCTGCGCGCGGTCGCCACGACGTTCCTGGACCTGGACCCGAGCCGGGACGGTCTGCCGCGCCTGTACGCGGGCGGGTACGACGGGTGGGTCGAGGGCCGCCGCCGCGAGCGGGAGCGGTGGGAGCAGGAGCACGCCGCCCAGCAGGCCGAACACGCGCAACTCACCCGGGCCGCCGAGGAGGCCCGCGGGCGCCTCCAGACCGGCTGGCGCCCGGACAAGGGAACCGGAAAGCACCAGCGGGCAACCCGTGCCGCCGGGGTCGTGCAGACCTTCAACCGGCGCGTGGAAGACCTCGAACGGCACCGCATCACCGTGCCCGAGCCGCCCCGGAGCCTGTCCTTCCCCGACCTGCGCACCCGGGCCGGACGCCCGGTCCTGCACGGGCAGGACCTCACGGTCGCCGGACGGCTGCACCAGCCGGTCGAGGTGACCATCAGCGGCGGCGACCGGCTGCTGCTGACCGGCCCCAACGGGGCGGGCAAGTCCACCCTCCTGGGCGTGCTGGCCGGGCAGCTACACCCCACCGGGGGCAGCCTGCACGTCCACCACGACGCACGGGTGGTCCTGCTCTCCCAGGAGGTCCCCGTCTGGAACCCGGAGCACACGGCTTACCGGGCGTACGAGGCGCATGTGGACCGGCTCCGGTCCCGGGGGCTGAAAGGAAGTGCGCCCTCGCTGAGCGGGCTGGGCCTGCTCGACGCGACAGCGCTGCGCACGCCGGTGGGTCGCATGTCCCAGGGCCAGCAGCGGCGCCTGCACCTGGCGATGTGCCTGGCCGAGCAGCCCGACCTGCTCATGCTGGACGAGCTGACCAACCACCTGTCGGCCTCTTTGGTCGACGAGCTGACCCGGGCCCTGACGACCACGCCCTGCGCGGTCGTGGTCGCCACCCACGACCGGCAGTTGCTCGCCGACCTGGCCGACTGGCCCCGCCTGGAGCTGGCCTCCGCGCCTCGGGAGTGA